One region of Mangifera indica cultivar Alphonso chromosome 3, CATAS_Mindica_2.1, whole genome shotgun sequence genomic DNA includes:
- the LOC123211463 gene encoding uncharacterized protein LOC123211463 isoform X1, whose product MAATMEAADHNEVQSGDCFVWDETSQLFFHASSGFYHDPNAGWYYSSRDGLYYKFENGTYVLLESQKVNECEISPCQGNAKDNLAHDELCNQEYCDNTDYMSIQLDESKAHQCVRSGRNESTSGHTEGTSNQTPENQPPPSAWLEETLIDLYLSGYNAPVDADNGVMMPLETDEGKNFKFSADESSNTLQQEELTAESTNTLELEEGELIMEDLGEGVSWEEENWRSQYGQVIQPEEEPALTIPAVELWDWSMVRECRNDGKNQVAKLVGHLMRRSAKLHPSMPSGGGLLKTAPIREVHLDLVRVTTGQVYKLRSPNAKYLASLSSYDSSNPTRNWGFPEFFPQSKTIQRNKPESSDGITNCMDTSPFVDQLSALEKRKSRSYRDRAAERRTLHGGIGVGPGQKSNSVGDNGGEYSPNYAYTEDAAAEALEMSFGTGSYARRILEGMGWKEGEALGKTTKGLVKPLEAVGNVGNAGLGWPRGRAKHR is encoded by the exons atgGCAGCAACAATGGAAGCAGCTGATCATAACGAGGTGCAGAGCGGTGATTGTTTTGTTTGGGACGAAACATCTCAGCTCTTCTTTCATGCCAg TAGTGGATTTTACCATGACCCCAACGCTGGCTGGTACTACAGTAGTAGGGACGGTCTTTATTACAAGTTCGAAAACGGCACTTATGTACTTTTGGAGTCTCAAAAG GTTAACGAATGTGAAATAAGTCCATGCCAGGGAAATGCCAAGGATAATCTGGCTCACGACGAGTTATGTAATCAAGAATATTGCGACAACACGGATTACATGTCCATCCAGCTAGATGAATCTAAGGCTCACCAGTGTGTAAGAAGTGGTCGGAATGAATCTACTTCAG GACATACAGAGGGCACTAGCAATCAAACGCCTGAAAATCAACCTCCACCGTCGGCATG GTTAGAAGAAACACTGATTGACCTTTATCTATCTGGTTATAATGCACCAGTCGATGCTGATAATGGTGTAATGATGCCTTTGGAAACTGATGAGGGGAAAAACTTCAAGTTTTCAGCTGATG AAAGTAGTAATACTCTTCAGCAAGAAGAATTGACTGCTGAGAGTACTAATACTCTTGAGCTAGAAGAGGGGGAACTGATCATGGAGGACTTAGGCGAAG GTGTTTCATGGGAAGAAGAAAATTGGCGATCGCAATATGGTCAGGTTATTCAACCTGAGGAAGAGCCAGCGTTGACAATCCCAGCTGTTGAATTATGGGATTGGTCAATGGTCAGAGAATGCAGAAATGACGGGAAAAATCAGGTAGCTAAGTTGGTTGGGCATTTGATGAGACGATCTGCAAAGCTCCATCCCTCTATGCCTTCTGGAGGTGGTCTTTTGAAAACTGCACCAATTCGTGAAGTTCATCTAGATCTGGTACGAGTGACAACAG GACAAGTGTATAAGTTGCGGAGCCCTAATGCAAAATATTTAGCTTCCTTGTCAAGTTACGATTCTTCTAACCCAACACGTAACTGGGGCTTCCCAGAATTTTTCCCTCAGTCTAAAACCATTCAAAGAAATAAACCAGAATCATCTGATGGAATCACAAACTGCATGGATACATCCCCTTTTGTGGATCAACTATCTGCACTTGAAAAG CGGAAAAGCCGCTCATATAGGGATAGAGCTGCTGAGAGAAGAACCTTGCATGGTGGCATTGGAGTGGGTCCAGGACAAAAGAGTAATTCAGTTGGTGACAATGGTGGGGAATATTCCCCTAATTATGCTTATACAGAAGATGCAGCAGCAGAAGCTTTGGAAATGTCATTTGGAACAGGTAGTTATGCCAGAAGAATTCTAGAAGGCATGGGCTGGAAGGAG GGAGAGGCACTCGGTAAAACGACAAAGGGATTGGTAAAGCCCTTGGAAGCAGTTGGAAATGTCGGCAATGCTGGACTTGGATGGCCTCGAGGAAGAGCAAAGCACCGATGA
- the LOC123211464 gene encoding FKBP12-interacting protein of 37 kDa: MASRAHLDDDDDFGGDFSGSHNTRRSGNKRSFGDIDDDEDDIFCSNKSNSNIEETAPGVATGMILSLRESLQNCKDTLATCQSELEAAKLEIQKWHSSFQNEPFMPAGTSPEPKLVINYLQTLKSSEEVMKEQLEKLRKKEAAVIVQLAKREQEIGDLKSAVRDLKAQLKPPLMQARRLLLDPAIHEEFRRLKNLVEEKDKKVKELEENIAAVAFTANSKMGKALMAKCKTLQEENDEIGRQNEEGETHQLQLKLALQKSQNAELRSQFEGLCKHMEGLTDDVERSNETVLILREKLQEKDCEIERLKQELQQKSIVEEDKTDSLSDKKIINNITESGEAVKTEM; this comes from the exons ATGGCTTCTCGCGCCCATCTCGACGAT GACGACGATTTCGGTGGTGATTTTTCCGGTAGCCACAATACGAGACGTTCAG GTAACAAGAGAAGCTTCGGTGATATTGACGATGATGAGGACGATATATTTTGTTCGAATAAg AGTAATTCAAACATAGAAGAAACTGCGCCTGGTGTTGCAACTGGGATGATTTTGTCTCTTCGGGAGAG TCTTCAGAACTGTAAGGACACACTAGCAACATGCCAA TCGGAGCTTGAAGCTGCAAAATTGGAGATTCAAAAGTGGCATTCTTCATTTCAAAATGAACCTTTCATGCCAGCTGGGACATCTCCTG AGCCTAAATTAGTCATCAATTATCTTCAGACCCTAAAGTCATCTGAGGAGGTGATGAAAGAACAG CTAGAGAAATTAAGGAAAAAGGAAGCTGCAGTCATTGTACAGTTGGCAAAACGGGAACAGGAGATAGGGGACTTGAAG TCTGCTGTCCGGGATTTGAAGGCTCAGCTTAAGCCACCATTGATGCAG GCGAGGCGGTTGCTGCTAGATCCAGCCATTCATGAAGAATTTAGACGTCTAAAG AATTTGGTCGAGGAGAAGGACAAAAAGGTGAAGGAACTCGAGGAAAATATAGCTGCTGTTGCTTTTACTGCAAATAGCAAGATGGGTAAAGCATTGATGGCAAAGTGTAAAACCCTGCAAGAGGAAAATGATGAGATTGGCCGTCAAAATGAGGAAGGAGAG ACACATCAGTTGCAATTGAAACTTGCTTTGCAGAAATCTCAAAATGCTGAGCTTAGAAGTCAGTTTGAAG GACTCTGCAAACATATGGAGGGATTAACAGATGATGTTGAAAGATCAAATGAAACG GTGCTGATCTTACGAGAGAAGCTGCAGGAGAAGGATTGTGAAATTGAAAGGCTAAAGCAGGAGTTGCAGCAGAAGAGCATTGTGGAGGAGGATAAAACTGATTCACTTTCTGATAAGAAAATTATCAACAACATAACCGAATCTGGGGAAGCTGTAAAAACTGAAATGTAG
- the LOC123211463 gene encoding uncharacterized protein LOC123211463 isoform X2, whose protein sequence is MAATMEAADHNEVQSGDCFVWDETSQLFFHASSGFYHDPNAGWYYSSRDGLYYKFENGTYVLLESQKVNECEISPCQGNAKDNLAHDELCNQEYCDNTDYMSIQLDESKAHQCVRSGRNESTSGHTEGTSNQTPENQPPPSAWLEETLIDLYLSGYNAPVDADNGVMMPLETDEGKNFKFSADESSNTLQQEELTAESTNTLELEEGELIMEDLGEGVSWEEENWRSQYGQVIQPEEEPALTIPAVELWDWSMVRECRNDGKNQVAKLVGHLMRRSAKLHPSMPSGGGLLKTAPIREVHLDLVRVTTGQVYKLRSPNAKYLASLSSYDSSNPTRNWGFPEFFPQSKTIQRNKPESSDGITNCMDTSPFVDQLSALEKKSRSYRDRAAERRTLHGGIGVGPGQKSNSVGDNGGEYSPNYAYTEDAAAEALEMSFGTGSYARRILEGMGWKEGEALGKTTKGLVKPLEAVGNVGNAGLGWPRGRAKHR, encoded by the exons atgGCAGCAACAATGGAAGCAGCTGATCATAACGAGGTGCAGAGCGGTGATTGTTTTGTTTGGGACGAAACATCTCAGCTCTTCTTTCATGCCAg TAGTGGATTTTACCATGACCCCAACGCTGGCTGGTACTACAGTAGTAGGGACGGTCTTTATTACAAGTTCGAAAACGGCACTTATGTACTTTTGGAGTCTCAAAAG GTTAACGAATGTGAAATAAGTCCATGCCAGGGAAATGCCAAGGATAATCTGGCTCACGACGAGTTATGTAATCAAGAATATTGCGACAACACGGATTACATGTCCATCCAGCTAGATGAATCTAAGGCTCACCAGTGTGTAAGAAGTGGTCGGAATGAATCTACTTCAG GACATACAGAGGGCACTAGCAATCAAACGCCTGAAAATCAACCTCCACCGTCGGCATG GTTAGAAGAAACACTGATTGACCTTTATCTATCTGGTTATAATGCACCAGTCGATGCTGATAATGGTGTAATGATGCCTTTGGAAACTGATGAGGGGAAAAACTTCAAGTTTTCAGCTGATG AAAGTAGTAATACTCTTCAGCAAGAAGAATTGACTGCTGAGAGTACTAATACTCTTGAGCTAGAAGAGGGGGAACTGATCATGGAGGACTTAGGCGAAG GTGTTTCATGGGAAGAAGAAAATTGGCGATCGCAATATGGTCAGGTTATTCAACCTGAGGAAGAGCCAGCGTTGACAATCCCAGCTGTTGAATTATGGGATTGGTCAATGGTCAGAGAATGCAGAAATGACGGGAAAAATCAGGTAGCTAAGTTGGTTGGGCATTTGATGAGACGATCTGCAAAGCTCCATCCCTCTATGCCTTCTGGAGGTGGTCTTTTGAAAACTGCACCAATTCGTGAAGTTCATCTAGATCTGGTACGAGTGACAACAG GACAAGTGTATAAGTTGCGGAGCCCTAATGCAAAATATTTAGCTTCCTTGTCAAGTTACGATTCTTCTAACCCAACACGTAACTGGGGCTTCCCAGAATTTTTCCCTCAGTCTAAAACCATTCAAAGAAATAAACCAGAATCATCTGATGGAATCACAAACTGCATGGATACATCCCCTTTTGTGGATCAACTATCTGCACTTGAAAAG AAAAGCCGCTCATATAGGGATAGAGCTGCTGAGAGAAGAACCTTGCATGGTGGCATTGGAGTGGGTCCAGGACAAAAGAGTAATTCAGTTGGTGACAATGGTGGGGAATATTCCCCTAATTATGCTTATACAGAAGATGCAGCAGCAGAAGCTTTGGAAATGTCATTTGGAACAGGTAGTTATGCCAGAAGAATTCTAGAAGGCATGGGCTGGAAGGAG GGAGAGGCACTCGGTAAAACGACAAAGGGATTGGTAAAGCCCTTGGAAGCAGTTGGAAATGTCGGCAATGCTGGACTTGGATGGCCTCGAGGAAGAGCAAAGCACCGATGA
- the LOC123210039 gene encoding LOW QUALITY PROTEIN: galactinol--sucrose galactosyltransferase-like (The sequence of the model RefSeq protein was modified relative to this genomic sequence to represent the inferred CDS: substituted 1 base at 1 genomic stop codon) produces MAPSLSKNVLDSLGLLDGELTLSIILKESNFLANGHPILSEVPTNIVATLSPFNATDKAESAPGCFVGFDVDKPKSWHVVPIGKLRGIRFLSLFRFKVWWTTHWVGNNGKDLEHGTQMLILDKNDLGRPHVLLLPILEGPFKASLQPGVDDYVDMCLESGSSHVCGSSFRSCLYIHVGNDPYQLLKEAMKVVRLHLGTFKLLEEKTPPEIVDKFGWCTWDAFYLNVHPEGVREGVKGLVEGGCPPGLVLIDDGWQSTCNDEDPITDQEGMNRTSAGGQMPCRLIKFEENYKFRDYKSPNEPAKKGMSAFVRDLKTEFKSIENVHVWHALCGYWGGVRPNIKGMPESRLVAPKLSKGLLMTMEDLAVDKIVDSKIGLVPPEQAHEMYEXLHSHLESAAIDGVKVDVIHLFELLAEDFGGRVELAKAYYKALTASIRKHFKGNGVIASMEQCNDFMYLGTEIISLGRVGDDFWCNDPKGVTNGTFWLQGCHMVHCAYNSLWMGNVIHPDWDMFQSTHPCAGFQAASRAISGGPVYVSDCVGKHKFDLLRSLVLPDGTILRCQHYALPTRDCLFQDPLHDGKTMLKIWNLNKYTGVLGLFNCQGGGWCSVTRKNAGFSEFSNTVSCLASPNDIEWNNGKHPMPSMKGVNKFAVYMFQEDKLKLLKPSDNIEITLEPFNYELLTVSPVKVLPKRSIQLAPIGLVTMLNSGGAVQSLVFDDNENAVRIGVKGCGEMRVFASEKPLMCKIDGASVEYCYDDQMVMVQVPWPSSSRLSVVEYLF; encoded by the exons ATGGCTCCAAGCTTGAGCAAGAATGTACTAGATTCGTTGGGGCTTCTTGATGGAGAACTAACATTATCCATCATCTTGAAAGAATCGAATTTTCTTGCTAATGGCCATCCGATTCTTAGTGAAGTTCCCACGAACATTGTAGCCACTCTATCTCCATTTAACGCTACAGATAAGGCAGAGAGCGCGCCGGGTTGCTTCGTGGGATTTGACGTGGATAAGCCCAAAAGCTGGCATGTGGTGCCCATTGGCAAGCTCAGAGGAATAAGGTTCCTGAGCCTATTCAGGTTCAAAGTTTGGTGGACCACTCACTGGGTTGGAAACAATGGAAAAGACTTGGAGCATGGGACCCAGATGCTGATATTAGACAAAAATGACTTGGGACGCCCtcatgttcttcttcttccaatCCTGGAGGGACCCTTCAAAGCTTCTCTTCAACCTGGAGTTGATGATTACGTGGACATGTGCCTGGAAAGTGGGTCCTCCCATGTGTGCGGTTCGAGTTTTAGAAGTTGCTTATATATACATGTCGGTAACGATCCATACCAGCTCCTGAAGGAGGCCATGAAAGTCGTAAGGCTCCATTTGGGGACATTCAAACTTCTTGAGGAGAAAACTCCACCAGAAATCGTAGATAAATTTGGTTGGTGCACTTGGGATGCATTTTATCTTAACGTTCATCCTGAAGGTGTACGGGAAGGCGTGAAGGGCTTGGTGGAAGGCGGGTGTCCTCCGGGGCTGGTTCTGATTGATGATGGATGGCAGTCCACTTGCAATGACGAAGATCCTATTACTGATCAAGAAGGCATGAACCGGACGAGCGCTGGTGGGCAAATGCCGTGCAGGCTGATAAAATTTGAAGAGAATTACAAATTCAGGGACTATAAAAGCCCCAATGAACCAGCGAAAAAAGGCATGAGCGCCTTCGTTAGGGACCTGAAAACAGAGTTCAAAAGCATCGAGAATGTGCATGTATGGCATGCGCTATGTGGGTACTGGGGCGGCGTTAGACCCAATATCAAAGGCATGCCCGAGTCCAGGCTCGTTGCTCCTAAATTGTCAAAAGGTTTGCTGATGACTATGGAAGATTTGGCTGTGGATAAGATAGTGGACAGTAAAATTGGACTTGTCCCACCAGAGCAAGCCCACGAGATGTACGAGTGACTCCATTCTCACCTCGAGTCGGCGGCCATTGATGGTGTCAAGGTTGACGTAATTCAT TTGTTTGAATTGCTTGCTGAGGACTTTGGTGGTCGAGTTGAGCTTGCTAAAGCTTACTACAAGGCACTAACTGCTTCTATTCGAAAACATTTCAAAGGGAATGGTGTCATTGCCAGTATGGAGCAGTGCAATGATTTCATGTATCTCGGCACAGAGATCATTTCACTTGGACGCGTCG GAGATGATTTCTGGTGCAATGACCCGAAGGGCGTCACAAACGGAACGTTTTGGCTACAAGGGTGTCACATGGTGCATTGTGCATATAATAGCTTGTGGATGGGCAATGTCATACACCCAGATTGGGACATGTTCCAGTCTACTCATCCTTGTGCTGGATTCCAAGCTGCTTCCAGGGCAATTTCCGGAGGGCCTGTTTATGTGAGTGACTGTGTTGGTAAGCACAAATTTGACTTGCTCAGGAGCCTTGTGTTACCCGATGGAACCATTTTGCGATGCCAACACTATGCTCTTCCCACCAGAGATTGCCTGTTTCAAGATCCTTTACATGATGGGAAAACAATGCTTAAGATTTGGAACCTCAACAAA TATACAGGAGTTTTAGGACTCTTCAATTGTCAAGGAGGAGGATGGTGCTCTGTGACCAGAAAAAACGCTGGTTTCTCAGAGTTTTCAAACACAGTATCCTGCTTGGCTAGTCCTAATGACATTGAATGGAACAATGGAAAGCATCCGATGCCTTCTATGAAGGGAGTGAACAAATTTGCTGTTTACATGTTTCAAGAAGACAAGCTGAAGCTGCTGAAACCATCAGATAACATAGAGATTACCCTCGAGCCATTTAACTATGAGCTGCTTACTGTTTCTCCTGTCAAAGTCCTGCCAAAAAGATCGATCCAGTTGGCCCCAATTGGACTGGTGACCATGCTCAACTCTGGTGGCGCGGTTCAGTCTCTGGTTTTCGATGACAATGAGAATGCGGTGAGAATTGGAGTGAAGGGTTGTGGAGAAATGAGGGTGTTTGCTTCAGAGAAACCATTGATGTGCAAGATTGATGGAGCGAGTGTGGAGTACTGTTATGATGACCAAATGGTAATGGTCCAAGTTCCATGGCCAAGTTCTTCCAGATTATCAGTTGTTGAATACTTGTTTTGA
- the LOC123211463 gene encoding uncharacterized protein LOC123211463 isoform X3 has translation MAATMEAADHNEVQSGDCFVWDETSQLFFHASSGFYHDPNAGWYYSSRDGLYYKFENGTYVLLESQKVNECEISPCQGNAKDNLAHDELCNQEYCDNTDYMSIQLDESKAHQCVRSGRNESTSGHTEGTSNQTPENQPPPSAWLEETLIDLYLSGYNAPVDADNGVMMPLETDEGKNFKFSADESSNTLQQEELTAESTNTLELEEGELIMEDLGEGVSWEEENWRSQYGQVIQPEEEPALTIPAVELWDWSMVRECRNDGKNQVAKLVGHLMRRSAKLHPSMPSGGGLLKTAPIREVHLDLVRVTTGQVYKLRSPNAKYLASLSSYDSSNPTRNWGFPEFFPQSKTIQRNKPESSDGITNCMDTSPFVDQLSALEKLCFYMERASEASMMISS, from the exons atgGCAGCAACAATGGAAGCAGCTGATCATAACGAGGTGCAGAGCGGTGATTGTTTTGTTTGGGACGAAACATCTCAGCTCTTCTTTCATGCCAg TAGTGGATTTTACCATGACCCCAACGCTGGCTGGTACTACAGTAGTAGGGACGGTCTTTATTACAAGTTCGAAAACGGCACTTATGTACTTTTGGAGTCTCAAAAG GTTAACGAATGTGAAATAAGTCCATGCCAGGGAAATGCCAAGGATAATCTGGCTCACGACGAGTTATGTAATCAAGAATATTGCGACAACACGGATTACATGTCCATCCAGCTAGATGAATCTAAGGCTCACCAGTGTGTAAGAAGTGGTCGGAATGAATCTACTTCAG GACATACAGAGGGCACTAGCAATCAAACGCCTGAAAATCAACCTCCACCGTCGGCATG GTTAGAAGAAACACTGATTGACCTTTATCTATCTGGTTATAATGCACCAGTCGATGCTGATAATGGTGTAATGATGCCTTTGGAAACTGATGAGGGGAAAAACTTCAAGTTTTCAGCTGATG AAAGTAGTAATACTCTTCAGCAAGAAGAATTGACTGCTGAGAGTACTAATACTCTTGAGCTAGAAGAGGGGGAACTGATCATGGAGGACTTAGGCGAAG GTGTTTCATGGGAAGAAGAAAATTGGCGATCGCAATATGGTCAGGTTATTCAACCTGAGGAAGAGCCAGCGTTGACAATCCCAGCTGTTGAATTATGGGATTGGTCAATGGTCAGAGAATGCAGAAATGACGGGAAAAATCAGGTAGCTAAGTTGGTTGGGCATTTGATGAGACGATCTGCAAAGCTCCATCCCTCTATGCCTTCTGGAGGTGGTCTTTTGAAAACTGCACCAATTCGTGAAGTTCATCTAGATCTGGTACGAGTGACAACAG GACAAGTGTATAAGTTGCGGAGCCCTAATGCAAAATATTTAGCTTCCTTGTCAAGTTACGATTCTTCTAACCCAACACGTAACTGGGGCTTCCCAGAATTTTTCCCTCAGTCTAAAACCATTCAAAGAAATAAACCAGAATCATCTGATGGAATCACAAACTGCATGGATACATCCCCTTTTGTGGATCAACTATCTGCACTTGAAAAG TTATGTTTTTATATGGAGAGGGCTAGTGAAGCATCCATGATGATATCAAGTTAG
- the LOC123211770 gene encoding protein tfg-1-like — protein MRNPNSWTYKDKQITELSGTHQQIHGFVDEDPDYESEDSLFEAFQRKRKPTRVGIGDRSFTGQVDLISEIDRRIKEHFHHLLHAVEGLSARVTQLESRMHHMENSVDYLKESIANSHGRTDGKLREVENILREVQDCIKYVRDKQEIAEAQAQLAKLQLSKSDTQSRKQDSTAQTDSTKEESSFVPQQSHQLLPNQVACPQQQAHLPSNITQSLHNQSPLQSPAAMAPQLLNQIPHNIVPSIPQPQSCSLSPVVAQETTHQKYLIPSTQQSWPLPSAFYQPNESTPPATTHQQYLVASTQQSQPPPSGLYQPNESTPPATTHHPYLVTANLQSQLSSAALHQPYQPTPQLPTISQSAQPPQLPTTSQSAQLPQHHSPVNAGYFQNLLPVSHQPEEVPYLSSQSIHKSSQSPGGFPPTQQFYVGSTQQIPDQSTSSHYLELPSGYSKRPEQSNPGNFFPYDEPSFGSSLSNMKPLQSASSPSFLGGGSSSSQLPTAKILPDALPVASIVDGGSTSGGNTNRVLVDDVVEKVVAMGFRRDLVRATVRNLTENRQSVDLNVVLDKLMSSR, from the exons ATGAGAAACCCGAATTCGTGGACGTATAAGGACAAACAAATTACTGAACTTTCTGGAACCCATCAACAAATTCATGGTTTCGTGGACGAAGACCCAGACTATGAATCTGAAGATTCTCTCTTCGAGGCATTTCAGCGCAAACGCAAACCTACCAGAGTCGGCATCGGT GATAGGAGTTTTACCGGCCAAGTAGATTTGATATCTGAGATTGATCGAAGAATCAAGgaacattttcatcatttgctACATGCAGTGGAAGGCCTGAGTGCACGAGTGACTCAGTTAGAGAGTAGAATGCATCACATGGAGAATTCTGTTGATTATTTGAAGGAATCAATCGCAAATAGTCATGGTAGGACTGATGGAAAGCTTAGGGAGGTAGAAAATATTCTGAGAGAG GTACAAGATTGTATCAAGTATGTGAGAGATAAACAAGAGATAGCGGAGGCTCAGGCACAGCTTGCAAAGCTTCAGTTGTCCAAGAGTGATACACAGTCAAGAAAGCAGGACAGTACTGCTCAAACTGATTCAACAAAAGAAGAATCATCATTTGTCCCTCAGCAATCCCACCAATTACTTCCAAATCAAGTTGCTTGTCCACAACAGCAAGCTCATCTCCCTTCTAATATTACTCAGAGCCTACATAATCAGAGTCCTCTGCAGTCTCCTGCAGCAATGGCTCCTCAGCTTCTCAACCAAATACCCCATAACATTGTCCCCTCCATTCCACAACCTCAGTCTTGCAGCCTCTCACCTGTGGTGGCTCAAGAAACCACACATCAGAAGTACCTTATACCTTCCACTCAGCAGTCATGGCCACTACCTTCAGCATTTTATCAACCTAATGAGTCAACACCTCCAGCAACTACACATCAGCAGTACCTTGTAGCTTCAACTCAGCAGTCACAGCCACCACCTTCAGGATTGTATCAACCTAACGAGTCAACACCTCCAGCAACCACTCATCACCCGTACCTTGTAACTGCAAATTTGCAGTCACAGCTATCATCTGCAGCACTGCATCAGCCTTATCAACCTACACCTCAACTTCCAACAATCTCACAGTCCGCCCAACCACCTCAACTTCCAACAACCTCACAGTCAGCCCAACTGCCTCAACACCACTCACCTGTCAATGCAGGTTATTTTCAAAACCTTCTTCCTGTGAGCCATCAGCCTGAAGAAGTTCCTTACCTGTCATCTCAAAGCATCCATAAATCCTCTCAGTCACCTGGTGGGTTTCCCCCAACCCAGCAGTTTTATGTTGGTTCTACCCAGCAGATCCCTGATCAATCCACAAGCAGCCATTATTTGGAGTTACCTTCTGGGTATTCAAAACGACCAGAGCAGTCTAATCCCGGCAACTTTTTTCCATATGATGAACCTTCTTTCGGTTCTAGCCTTTCAAATATGAAACCCTTGCAATCTGCATCTTCACCTTCATTCCTAGGTGGTGGAAGCAGTTCCTCACAGTTGCCAACAGCCAAAATATTACCAGACGCACTTCCAGTTGCCTCTATTGTGGATGGTGGATCTACTTCCGGTGGGAACACGAACAGGGTTCTGGTTGATGATGTTGTTGAGAAGGTTGTTGCAATGGGGTTCCGAAGAGACTTGGTGAGAGCTACAGTGAGGAACCTGACAGAAAACAGGCAGTCAGTGGACCTTAATGTGGTCCTGGACAAGCTTATGAGTAGCAGGTAA
- the LOC123212321 gene encoding short-chain dehydrogenase TIC 32 B, chloroplastic-like: protein MKETLRYLAGIAGPSGYGSRSTAEQVTEDFSSLLSTPLTAIITGATSGIGAETARVLAKRGVRVVMPARDLRRAVEVKEAILKESPEAEIILFEIDLSSLASVQRFCQEFLALGLPLNILINNAGIYSKNLEFSEDKIEMTFATNYLGHFLLTEMLLEKMIETADQTGVQGRIINLSSVIHTWVKADDFCFARMLNPNNYNGTRAYAQSKLANILHAKEINRQLQARKARVSINAVHPGIVKTGIIRAHKGFITDSLFFIASKLLKSTSQGASTTCYAALSPQTEGVSGKYFSDCNETNTSPLANDESEAQRLCKQTRALVHRRLR, encoded by the exons ATGAAGGAAACACTTAGATACTTAGCAGGCATAGCAGGGCCAAGTGGTTATGGCTCAAGATCAACCGCCGAACAAGTTACTGAAGATTTTTCTTCCTTGCTTTCGACTCCTCTCACTGCTATAATCACtg GGGCGACTTCTGGTATTGGAGCTGAAACAGCAAGAGTTTTAGCTAAGAGAGGAGTGAGAGTTGTGATGCCGGCGAGGGACCTGAGAAGGGCAGTTGAAGTGAAGGAGGCGATTCTAAAAGAGAGTCCAGAAGCTGAGATTATATTGTTTGAGATTGATCTAAGTTCATTGGCTTCTGTTCAGAGATTTTGTCAGGAGTTTCTAGCTCTAGGACTTCCCCTTAACATCCTTAT AAACAACGCTGGGATATATTCTAAGAATTTGGAGTTCTCAGAAGACAAAATCGAAATGACATTTGCTACAAATTACTTGG GACATTTCTTGTTGACAGAAATGCTACtagagaaaatgatagaaaCAGCTGACCAAACAGGTGTCCAAGGAAGAATTATCAATCTCTCTTCAGTAATTCATACTTGGGTGAAGGCTGATGATTTCTGCTTCGCTCGAATGCTCAATCCAAACAA TTATAATGGCACACGAGCATATGCCCAATCCAAATTGGCTAATATATTGCATGCCAAGGAAATCAACAGGCAGCTTCAG GCAAGGAAGGCAAGAGTATCCATCAATGCAGTACATCCAGGCATTGTAAAGACTGGAATAATAAGAGCTCATAAGGGGTTCATTACAG ATTCTCTGTTTTTCATTGCTTCCAAGTTACTAAAATCTACAAGTCAG GGTGCATCAACCACATGCTATGCCGCTTTGAGCCCACAAACAGAAGGTGTCAGTGGGAAATACTTTTCAGACTGTAATGAAACCAACACTTCACCCTTGGCAAATGATGAATCTGAGGCGCAAAGGCTGTGCAAGCAGACCCGTGCGCTCGTTCACAGACGATTGCGTTAA